Proteins encoded within one genomic window of Dehalobacter sp.:
- a CDS encoding sigma-70 family RNA polymerase sigma factor, translated as MDKEPEHFLSQLFDQQFIALYKYLYHRTRDSELAYDLAQEAFARLCSKIDDIGHTNLAGWLYVTANNLVNNHRKRKDNRTEYLASYLDTPSQPQESALWELLPPHLSEEECQLLVWRFQEDLSYETISSRLNISAAACRNRVYRALNKCRGLLKKDDLF; from the coding sequence ATGGATAAAGAACCAGAGCACTTCTTGTCTCAATTATTTGACCAACAGTTTATTGCTTTATACAAGTATCTTTATCACCGCACCAGAGATAGTGAATTAGCCTATGACCTGGCTCAAGAGGCTTTTGCCAGATTATGCTCAAAAATAGATGATATCGGCCACACCAATCTGGCCGGCTGGCTATACGTGACCGCAAATAATTTGGTAAATAACCATCGAAAACGAAAAGATAATAGAACAGAATACCTTGCCAGCTATCTGGATACGCCCTCACAGCCTCAGGAATCAGCACTTTGGGAACTGCTGCCCCCTCATCTTTCGGAAGAAGAGTGTCAGTTGCTGGTCTGGCGTTTTCAGGAGGATTTGTCCTATGAAACCATCAGTTCCCGGCTAAACATCTCCGCGGCAGCTTGCCGAAACAGAGTCTACCGTGCACTAAATAAGTGCAGAGGCTTATTAAAAAAAGATGATTTATTTTAA
- a CDS encoding sigma-70 family RNA polymerase sigma factor, translating into MNQDQEHFLSQLFDQHFIDLYRYLYHRTRDKELAYDLAQEAFAILCSKIDEVYGHDKPTGWLYVTANNLVNNHRKRKDNRTEYLASYLDIPSLPQGSGLWELLPLHLSEEEYQLLVWRFQEDLSYETISSRLNISAAACRNRVYRALNKCRDFLRKDDLF; encoded by the coding sequence ATGAATCAAGACCAAGAACACTTCTTGTCTCAGTTGTTTGACCAACATTTTATTGATTTATACCGCTACCTTTATCACCGCACCAGAGATAAAGAACTGGCTTATGACTTAGCTCAAGAGGCCTTTGCCATATTATGCTCAAAAATAGATGAGGTTTACGGCCACGACAAACCGACAGGCTGGCTATACGTGACTGCAAATAATCTAGTGAATAACCATCGAAAACGAAAGGATAATAGAACAGAATACCTTGCCAGCTATCTGGATATACCCTCTCTTCCCCAGGGGTCAGGGCTCTGGGAACTACTGCCCCTTCATCTTTCGGAAGAAGAGTATCAGTTGCTGGTCTGGCGTTTTCAGGAGGATTTATCCTATGAAACCATCAGTTCCCGGCTAAACATCTCCGCGGCAGCTTGCCGAAACCGAGTCTACCGTGCACTAAATAAATGCAGAGACTTTTTAAGAAAAGATGATTTATTTTAA